The following are from one region of the Stanieria sp. NIES-3757 genome:
- a CDS encoding alkyl hydroperoxide reductase/ Thiol specific antioxidant/ Mal allergen: protein MHLNFWKQILLASCVIVFICFNFLASAEALGGQQPALNQPAPEFTLPTNTGDGKISLSDYQGKWVVLYFYPQDFTPGCTLEARRFQQDIAKYQARNSQIIGISTDDVASHTEFCDSEGLKFPLLADTDGSVSKAYGSWLGSMSLRHTYLIDPQGILREIFLGVRPSIHSQEVLAKLDRLIAVN from the coding sequence ATGCATCTTAACTTTTGGAAACAGATTTTATTAGCAAGTTGTGTAATTGTTTTCATTTGTTTTAATTTTTTAGCTTCGGCTGAAGCACTAGGAGGACAACAACCTGCTTTAAATCAACCAGCACCAGAATTTACTCTTCCAACTAATACAGGTGATGGTAAAATTTCCCTTTCTGACTATCAAGGTAAGTGGGTAGTTTTATATTTTTATCCCCAAGATTTTACTCCTGGTTGTACTTTAGAAGCTCGTCGTTTTCAACAAGATATAGCTAAGTATCAAGCAAGAAATAGTCAAATTATTGGTATTAGTACTGATGACGTTGCTTCTCATACTGAATTTTGTGATTCTGAAGGATTAAAATTTCCTTTGCTAGCAGATACTGATGGTAGTGTTAGTAAAGCTTATGGTTCTTGGCTTGGTTCAATGTCTTTGCGTCATACTTATTTAATCGATCCCCAAGGAATTTTGCGAGAGATTTTTTTAGGGGTTCGACCTAGTATTCATAGTCAAGAAGTTTTAGCTAAATTAGACCGCTTAATTGCTGTTAATTAA